One Spiroplasma sp. NBRC 100390 DNA window includes the following coding sequences:
- a CDS encoding FMN-dependent NADH-azoreductase: MSNKVLVIYGTVSPDEKSYSKALAARFIKHYQALNAEDEIIHLDLNNTAMALKTLTRDNFDSYFNAEDTDVYINQLKEVQKVIIVCPMNNFNVSGLMKNYLDHVLVANKTFSYKYSKKGDAIGLLPHLKVQILTTQGAPFGWYPWGNHTEYLKGTWEFVGATVNKPILVAGTKVPPTSALAPDELIDQYDEEIQKVVKTF; this comes from the coding sequence ATGTCAAATAAAGTATTAGTAATTTATGGAACTGTTAGTCCTGATGAGAAATCATATTCAAAAGCTTTAGCAGCTCGTTTTATTAAACATTATCAAGCATTAAATGCCGAGGATGAAATTATTCATTTAGATTTAAATAATACCGCAATGGCTTTAAAAACATTAACGCGTGATAACTTTGATAGTTATTTTAATGCCGAAGATACCGATGTTTATATTAACCAATTAAAAGAAGTTCAAAAGGTTATTATTGTTTGTCCAATGAATAACTTTAATGTTTCGGGGCTAATGAAAAATTATTTAGATCATGTGTTAGTTGCTAATAAAACATTTTCATATAAATATTCGAAAAAAGGAGATGCGATTGGACTATTACCACATTTAAAAGTTCAAATTTTGACAACTCAAGGAGCGCCTTTTGGGTGATATCCATGAGGAAACCATACCGAATATTTAAAAGGAACATGAGAATTTGTTGGTGCAACAGTTAATAAACCAATTTTAGTTGCGGGAACAAAAGTACCTCCAACAAGTGCATTAGCACCTGATGAATTAATTGATCAATATGATGAAGAAATTCAAAAAGTTGTTAAAACATTTTAA
- a CDS encoding SPE_1075/MLC_0560 family membrane protein: MINRKEKNMKKQHFFLINWKRWGLKIFFFLLGLYIFTFGLSLYLPTAVGVMHLDFTIYAVLMVWKGIYPDGTLDTTVSNGTVHWLVLGIYFAILMLFSFSFATIGAYRKYQITKEKKEFNLLWTVLIMDLIIVFLEPFMLQFHELYLTPTIANKIKNSPYTIRMWIFLAGFLLNAIGDAIWLKSNLFLGPYNSICINFQKMSNWKFVNARIFLDFCIILPGIIITLSTNTISWDLKGKFFLNYVNLGTIAFIFAFGPIVHLLLNQFDKWLPHKNKLN; encoded by the coding sequence ATGATTAATAGAAAGGAAAAAAATATGAAAAAACAACATTTTTTTCTAATAAATTGAAAAAGATGAGGTCTTAAAATCTTCTTTTTTTTATTAGGATTATACATTTTTACATTTGGCTTAAGTTTATATTTGCCAACTGCCGTTGGAGTTATGCATCTTGATTTTACAATTTATGCTGTCTTAATGGTATGAAAGGGAATTTACCCCGATGGAACATTAGATACCACTGTTTCTAACGGAACTGTCCATTGATTAGTTTTAGGCATTTACTTTGCAATTTTGATGTTATTCTCGTTTAGTTTTGCAACAATTGGGGCCTATCGAAAATATCAAATAACAAAGGAGAAAAAAGAATTTAACTTATTATGAACAGTGTTGATTATGGATTTAATTATTGTTTTTTTAGAACCCTTTATGTTACAATTTCATGAATTATATTTAACCCCAACCATTGCCAACAAAATTAAAAACAGTCCCTATACAATTCGAATGTGAATTTTTTTAGCTGGATTCTTATTAAATGCCATTGGTGATGCTATTTGACTTAAATCTAATCTTTTTTTAGGTCCTTATAACTCAATTTGTATCAACTTTCAAAAAATGAGTAATTGAAAATTTGTTAATGCCCGAATTTTTTTAGATTTTTGTATTATTTTACCAGGAATTATTATTACATTATCAACCAATACAATTAGTTGAGATCTAAAAGGGAAATTTTTTTTAAATTATGTTAATCTTGGAACAATAGCTTTTATTTTTGCCTTTGGACCAATCGTTCACTTACTGTTAAACCAATTTGATAAATGACTACCACATAAAAACAAATTAAATTAA
- a CDS encoding HNH endonuclease: MKENNHKWGRYERNSIWKSYAMNKVQKYFEHKDYSKYDLFQEAPCKYCGQLMLKAQYQDIQPNKDYSWVVDYIDTNFTNNTLENLQPAHPWCCNKK, encoded by the coding sequence ATGAAAGAAAATAATCACAAATGAGGACGATATGAAAGAAATTCAATTTGAAAATCATATGCAATGAATAAAGTTCAAAAGTATTTTGAACATAAAGATTATAGTAAATATGATCTTTTTCAAGAAGCACCATGTAAATATTGTGGGCAATTAATGCTAAAGGCTCAATATCAAGATATTCAACCAAATAAAGATTATTCCTGAGTAGTTGATTATATTGATACTAATTTTACGAATAATACATTAGAAAATCTACAGCCAGCTCACCCATGGTGTTGCAATAAGAAATAA